Within the Salvelinus alpinus chromosome 38, SLU_Salpinus.1, whole genome shotgun sequence genome, the region AATTAAAAACAGTCAACAAAAATATGTATTTGTTTTGATGAGTACAGAAATTAAGTTAATTCTGTTAAACCAGAGCTCCAGACTAACGTTTCCCCCTGGTGGCACTGGAGCCAGTAACTTTTTCAGTTGGTGGCACTAGCAGCAATTTGGTCGGGGTCACGCAATAGAAAGTAATTTAGATGTACAATGCTAGTGTAATGGACTGATATAGTATTCAATAAATACGTTGTTACATATAACATGTCCAAGCAGGAATGCGTAATTCAATATATTTTTGATATGTAACAtaatccagtgattgtcatgaATGGTTGATAATTAATTATTGTTATGTTTTACTGTCAAAATAGGACTCCAGAATTAAATTGGTACTAATTCACCACCTAAGGGAGTGAACATTTCAAACACATTAGCTAGATTGCTGACTAAAAATATAACACCTACTGCTTGTGTTGCCATGTATTAATCTAACAGTATATTAAATGTTCCCAATGAGGCCTAGTGCACTCGTGATGGCTGATATGCAGTTCGCACGCTCCGTATTTCAAAGCCATATCAGACATCTTGATTGTAAAACAGTGTGCTTTGAGCTAAATATTGAGAGTTGAGAAATAATAAGTATACCTACAGAAAGCTGAGATCCtcctttttttgtttttgttgcatGGACAGCGGCTTGCTTCCAAAGTTGTTTTACCCCCGcaattacatttttaaatgttataCAATCATAATGCATTTTTCGGGGTGCacgaggggggagaagagggtgTGAGAGACTCACTCATTGCATCAGCCGGCCCCATCAAAACAGGCACAGTGGCAGGCCAGACAATTTCATTACAGGAACCATGAGGATAATGCACTTTACTGTTTGACAAAAGCATGGGTTTATCCACCCAAAACATTTTAAGTTTTGATTGAGGTGACCAGGTAAAATGTGCAACTCTCACCGGTATGtccaatttaaaaaatgtaaccttCACAGCCAAGTCAAAGGGTCGTGAAATGTGACTAAAATGGTTGTAGTTTGGAGCGTTGTAAACTCTTCAAGCACTTTTTAGTAACACATTGTGTTGCCAATTTAAGGAGTAGTTTCTTCACACCACCTAAGAAGGCCTGAGGCACATGTAGTAATATATTAGGCTTAATATTGTGTATATTTATGTCTTTTATTTTTGTCCGTGCCCAATCTCCAATTGTAGTTGACTGATTCGCCTCTCCTTGTCTTTTCTTTGTTGCTCCAGACTCTGAATGAGGCCTCCTCTTTACTGAGTGCCACGTGTAACACCTTCATCAAAACACTGGAAGAATGTATGAAGATGGCCAACTCCAAGTTCAAGACAGACATGGTGCTGTTGAACCCTCCAGACGATATGATGATGTCCCCTGTTTCTCCGTCCCCAATACAGATGGCCCGGGTAGGATGGTATTCAATGTACTGTCTAGTGAAGTTTCCCATAGGTACAGATCTTGGATCAGATTCCTCTCCCCAATCcaattagtggggaaaatgcaaCACTTGACCCATGATCaatgtctaggggcaacttcaccatACTCTGTACAGCTTCATCACAGGGGTGTGTTCATTAAGGCATGCAACAGACAACGTTTTAAAACATTGCAAAATGAGCATTTCGTATTGGAAAATTACAGGTTGTCACTCCGTTTCAATCCGTTTTctcccatttggtgcctaatgaacactacCCAgatgtcttatctctttatctctTATCTCTTCTCATCTGTTGCATCCTTGCTTGACTTGATCCAAAGCATAGCTATACAGTCCCCTATGTATGCTAAACAagaatataaactcaacatgcaacaatttaaaagatttgcATTTCATATCCCCATGTTAGGAATAACTTTACCCGCTCTGAGAAACAAGCCCTTAAATCTCCAGAATGACACCTCTATAATCATCCACCCAGTGGACAAGGGATGTGCTTTTACTGTACAAGAATATGCTGTCTATAAAACTGAATTACTCAGGCAACTGAATTATCAGACGTTCTATAAGAGACTCACTACAAACCCGACAATCGGGTTTAATCTAACACACTGTCAAGTGCATGCGCAATGGTGATATCACCAAAAGAGAACACAGATTATTGCGTAAAAACAGCTCTACGCTGGTAATCTGCACTCCCTAAAATACTGTTTAATTACAATaccttcagaaactatttacaccccttgactttttcaacattttgttgtgttacaaagtgggattaaaatggaaaCGATCTACATAAAATACTTAGTAAAGTCAAATTGGAAGAAAAAttataacatttgtaaaaaatgatTGATATTTGAAAAActaatatcttgattagataagtattcaacctcttgaGTTAATATATGTTATACCTTTGGGAGCAATTACAGATgtgggtctttctgggtaagtctgtaagagctttcctcacctggattgtgcaatatttgctcattattattttctaaattattCAAgtgctgtcaaattggttgtttatcattgctaaacaaccattttgaggtcttgccatagattttcaagcagatttaagtcaaaactgtaacttggccactcatgaacatggtaaacaactccagtgtagatttggccttttgttttaggttattgtcctgctgaaagttgaattcatctcccagtgtctggtggaaagcagactgaaccaggttttcctctaggattttgtctgtgcttagctccattctgtttcttttttatcctgaaaaactccccagtccttaatgattacaagcatacccataacataatgcagccaccactatgcttgcaaatatggagagtggtactcagtaatgtgttgtattggatttgccccaaacataacactttttcaTCAggaaaaaagttaattgctttgccacattttttgcattattactttagtgcctactTTACTGCCTTTAGTGccttgcatgttttggaatatttttattctgtacaggcttccttttcactctgtcaattaggttagtattgtggagtaactacaatgttgttgattgatcctcagttttctcctatcacagccattaaactctgtaactgttttaaactcaccattggcctcatgctgaaatccctaacaactaagttaggaaggacgcctgtatgcttgtattgactgtgtgtgttgatgcaccatccaacgtgtaattaataacttcaccatgctcaaagggatattaaatgtcagtttttttgttattttttgttatccatctaccaataggtgcacttctttgcgaggcataggaaaacctccctggtctttgtggttgaaactgtttgaaatttactgctcgactgtaggaccttacaattatctgtatgtgtgaagtacatagatgaggtagtcattcaaaaatcaagtGGATCCCTGCAATGCAAGGATTTATTTAGCAACACTCCATCCATTACACATGGTTCTCCCTCTCAAGCGCTCCTTCTCAAGGATGCTTTcaaatcaatattttttttttgcctttCCATCAAGTTAGTAGGTTATTGTCATCGGTGCGATTTGAAAATCAGATAGCTTCCTTATGTTTCAGTAAACCATTAGCCAACACTTTAAAGATTAAATTAAATGTCATAAGTTTACTATCGCTTCATTTTATTTCAgtgattttaaatacattttttcctgTTATTGTGAACTGTGGGCTATAACTATTAAATTAAAGGCCTATCACGAACCTGTTTTTGTAGGTGATTCTGGTAGGCTGATAAAAGCATGTTGTTCGCAGCATAAACCAGCCTATTATCTCGGAAATTCATGAATTTGTTGGTGATGGATACTTTACTTTAGGCTACTGTTAAAGAACTCACGGGCTATTTCTCTGCCAGAGCGCGTAAGATAACTAGTCCTACCGGTAAATGCGGTCTAAGCAATTTCCTTATATCACGTTACCTCCCTACATTGATTCTATTGATGGAAAACCGTTGTTTACGTGTAGTGTTGCACACATTTAATTCTAGCTCACAATCAAGGACGGCTGTGTATTCCGTACAGCAATGGTGAAGTGTAGGCCTACGACTATGCAGCCTTGTGACACTGTCCTGCTGGACTCTGTGCCTGCCCCTACTTAAAtgtaatagattttttttaaataacatccACACAAGGTGACGGCTTTATCTCAATTTCAAAATTGAAATTACATTTCCTATAGTTAGAAAGTAGAATATAAACTAGATATAGACTACTGTGGGTGGAGTAGGCTAAATGATTACAATTGAATAGGCCTAATTGAAATCGTGATAGAGGAAACGAAAAATGCTAGGCAGAGCATGGCCAGAACTTATGGCTGAGCAGTACCAGAGTGACATTGGAGCAGAAGAGAAGGCCGACACCATTTTAAAAAATCTGCTCAAATTACGCTCTGCGGCCTACTTACATGCTCTGGCATTCAAAAGCAGCCCTGCATGATCAAAGAACTGTCAATTAATAATCATATCAATGGATGGAATGGCTGCAACAACCATTACACTGTCTGACAAGCTACGTAACAAATTAGGCCTAATTAGGCAAAATAACAATTAAGTCATTCAAACAAGATAAGTGGTTGAAACTACTTATACTAATTTGTTTAAAATGGATACTATCGTTTGAATGACAAACGAGATACAAATTGTTCGAAAAATATACTAAAAGTCGTTTGAACAAGATACTAAGTCATTCAAACGATATACTAAGTCGTTCTAatgagaattccaagagtgtacaatttattttattttttgcctCGGGCTTCTGTAGACTTGAACAGAGACTGTGTTTTAGTTTCCTATGTTACTTACTTTTGATACACCTGTTTTGGAATATACCACAATTGCGGATGTTCGCTTTTATGCTGCTGTGAATAGGCTCAATGTAGGAATCATATTTTGTAATTTTAAAGTCCTTGATATTCAGTGATAGGCACAGGTACTAACGGTGTCCATTTCCTTTTTTCATTTGCAGATGAAGCGGTCCATAAGTTACCCGGGCACGTACAATTTCGACAGGTATTCTTGCGTACAGAAAACATTCCACTGGTTCTACTACAAAGGTCCTTGTCATTACCAGTGTGCTTCTAGGTGTAGAGTGAATTTGCCCTTAGACGCTGATCTTGGGACAGTTTTatatttcccccactaatggttagggttggggaagctgatcctagatctgtatctAGGGGAAAATTCACCCTGGAGCTGTGTTTCTAAGTGAAGCCTTTGTCATTTCCAGGTCTGGTCTCCCGCCAAAGGAGAGTGTGTTATCAGGTCAAAGGTCAACCCAGAGGAGGACACGGACTTGTTCGGACACAGAGGCTCACAGTGACAGCTGTGTTTATGAGATGGACCGTAAGAGATATGaatgaacaaacacacacgcacactgctcCCCTCAAACATTACAGTAATTACCAAATTATGTCACTTCTCAGACTCTACGTTTGTGAATTCACATACCAGACATTTTCCATGTGTTTTCATTTGATTTATTCATAtacctaccctgcctttctaaggtcttcgaaagcctagttaacaaacagatcaccgaccatttcgaatcccaccgtaccatctccgctatgcaatctggtttccgagctggtcatgggtgtatctcagccatgctcaaggtcctaaacgatatcataaccgccatcgataagagacaatactgtgcagctgtattcatcgacctggccaaggcattcgactctgtcaatcaccacattcttatcggcagactcaacatccttggtttctcaaatgactgcctcgcctagttccccaactacttctcagatagagttcaacGTGTCAATTCAGAGGACCTGTTATCCggacctctggtagtctctatAGGGGTACCACAtggttaaattctcgggctgacccttttttctgtatatatcaatgatgtcactcttgctgcgggtgattccttgatccacctctacgcagacgacaccattctgtatacttctggcccttctttggacactgtgttaactaacctccagacaagcttcaatgccatacaactctccttccatggcctccaactgctcttaaatgcaagtaaaactaaatgcatgctcttcaaccgatcgctgcccgcacctgcccgcccgtccagcatcactactctggacggtctTGACTTAgaataggtgtctggttagactgtaaactctccttccagactcacattaagcatctcctgtccaaaattaaatctacaatcggcttcctattttgcaacaaagcatccttcactcatgctgccaaacataccctcgtaaaactgactatcctgccgatccttgacttcggcgatgtaatttataaaatagcctccaacactctactcaggaaattggatgcagtctatcacagtgccgtccgttttgtcaccaaagccccatatattacccaccactgcggcctgtatgttctcgttggctggccctcgcttcatattcgtcgccagacccactggctccaggtcatctagaagtctttgctaggtaaagccccgccttatctcagctcactggtcaccatacaGCACCCACCAGTAgcaagcgctccagcaggtatatttcactggtcacccccaaagccaattcctcttttggccgcctgtccttccagttctctgctgccaatgactggaacgaattgcaacaaTCACTGAagatggagactcatatctccctcgctaactttaagcaccagctgtcagagcagctcacagatcactgcacctgtacatagcccatctgtaaatagcccatccaactactgCATCCCTATACTGTTATtgttttttgctcctttgcaccccagtatctctacttgcacattcatcttctgcacatctatcactccagtgtttaattgctaaattgtaattatttcgccactatggcctatttattgccttacctcccttatcttacctaatttgcacacactgtatatatactttttttctattgtgttattgacggtatgtttgtttattccatgtgtaactctgtgttgttgtttgtgtcgcactgctttgctttatcttggccaggtcgcagttgtaaatgagaacttgttctcaactagcctacctggttaagtaaaggtgaaataaaaaaaagtgtattttttaGCATTTTGTTATGTTAGTTCAGTATTTTTCTTGCACACATACATTCCCTTTTTATAAGTTGTTAGTCGGGGCTGGTGTGTAGTAGGGGAGGACACAACGTACCGAAACACTTTGGATTCTAATTGGACAAGTTCATGTATGACGAGGCACCTCCGTTTCAAAATACTTTCTCCTGTATTCTCCTGCTGAAAATGAGCCTCCATTTTGTCTCATCCATACAGGCACTGCTGTGCTGTGTCTCAATGCCAGTGTGAACGGGCACTCCTCCCACAGTATCCCTGAGGAGTGTGGTGCCATCAGTCCTACCAGTCCCAGAGCTATGTCAGACACTCCAGATACTGACCTGTCCATCTGATCTGTCCTGTCACTCACCAAATACATTGCAGTATCTTCAGATAAAGAGAGACTGGGCCCGAATTCACAAACCttcaaaataatatattttaCGAGGTTCATAAGAAAATCATGAATTATTAAGAATATGTTTGTGAATTGCAGTTATG harbors:
- the LOC139566462 gene encoding pleckstrin homology domain-containing family A member 3-like isoform X1, whose product is MEGVLYKWTNYMTVHPTDNNRLELIIPGEQHFYVKAVNAAERQKWLVALGSSKAGLADTRANKEKEITETTESLKTKMSELRLYCDLLMQQVHTIQESVGQEDQEGDHSNSSSETLNEASSLLSATCNTFIKTLEECMKMANSKFKTDMVLLNPPDDMMMSPVSPSPIQMARMKRSISYPGTYNFDRSGLPPKESVLSGQRSTQRRTRTCSDTEAHSDSCVYEMDRTAVLCLNASVNGHSSHSIPEECGAISPTSPRAMSDTPDTDLSI
- the LOC139566462 gene encoding pleckstrin homology domain-containing family A member 3-like isoform X2, with translation MEGVLYKWTNYMTGWQPRWFVLHNGIISYYDSQDDVCKGSKGSIKMSVCEIKVHPTDNNRLELIIPGEQHFYVKAVNAAERQKWLVALGSSKAGLADTRANKEKEITETTESLKTKMSELRLYCDLLMQQVHTIQESVGQEDQEGDHSNSSSETLNEASSLLSATCNTFIKTLEECMKMANSKFKTDMVLLNPPDDMMMSPVSPSPIQMARMKRSISYPGTYNFDRSGLPPKESVLSGQRSTQRRTRTCSDTEAHSDSCVYEMDRTAVLCLNASVNGHSSHSIPEECGAISPTSPRAMSDTPDTDLSI